The following nucleotide sequence is from Desulfobacterales bacterium.
GACATTCGCCAATACGTCTTTGACTTCCTTTTTCATCAGCTGATAAAAAAAGATACCGCCGCCCCAATGCGCCAAAACGATGGGATTTTGCGGAAAGGCTTTCACCATTTGATAAATTTGGCTTAGCTGGACGGGCGCTTTGCCTGGATACATATGGCCGACCGGCTCATTGGTATGAATTAATACGGGCGTGTTGTTCTCCAGGCTAAGTGCCATGAGCGGCGCCAATCGCGACACGGTTTCGGGGTCAAACCCCGTCTGGTAGAAGGCCAGCTCACCAATGCCGCTCAACCCGGCCGCCAGGCAACGCGCCGCCTCGGCGGAAGCCCCCTGATGAAACGGATCCAAACAACAAAAGCCGATCAGTCTGTCCGGGTAGCGGGAAATCGCCTCCAGAATATAATTATTATGCCGAATGAAATGTTTTGATTGGTGCCAAGGAAAACCGAACACTACCGATTTATCCACCCCGTTTTGGTCCATGGCCGCGATGATTTCGTCGGCACCGACAAGACTTGATTTCGGGGAATCATAAAGCAGTTTGAATTCCGGTTCACCATCAAAGTATGCGCCCCGTTGGGTTCTGATTTCCTTTGGGAAAATATGCGTATGAAAGTCGATGATCATTGGCGGCCTCTTTACACCCGGTCTTTTGCTTCTGATGGATGGCAGCGTAACCTGAAACAGTTTTAAGACCGGCTTGGAATATTTTCAACAATGGATCGGTCCGCTGCAGCATTCGATGGTTGCATTGTGCCGATAATTCGGATATTACGCAAGCATATCTTTCGAGGTTTTTTCTTTAATGGCGCCATCTTCATATCAGTCACCAGAACCCGCCATGCAACGCCATGTGGTCCTGATTGCGCCGGAAATTCATTGGAATACGGGCAACATCGGCCGGACTTGCCTGGGCGGAGGCGCGCGCCTGCATTTGATAGAGCCGCTCGGTTTTTCGCTGGACCATAAACAGGTGAAGCGGGCAGGTCTTGATTATTGGCGCCATGTGAATCCCGGCATCTGGCCGGATTTCGATACATTTGTCCGGCATTTGTCGGTTATGAAAGAGGAAGTAGTTCTGTTTTCAAAGATCGGAACCAAACCGTTTTGGGCCATGCCCAGCCCGCAACGGCTGTTTCTGATCTTCGGTTCTGAAACCAAGGGGCTTCCGGCAACGATTCTTTCCCGCTACCCGGACCGTTCTTATTATATACCGATTACATCCGCCATTCGCAGCCTGAACCTGTCCACCGCCGTCGGCATCAGCCTCTATGAATCCATGC
It contains:
- a CDS encoding amidohydrolase family protein; amino-acid sequence: MIIDFHTHIFPKEIRTQRGAYFDGEPEFKLLYDSPKSSLVGADEIIAAMDQNGVDKSVVFGFPWHQSKHFIRHNNYILEAISRYPDRLIGFCCLDPFHQGASAEAARCLAAGLSGIGELAFYQTGFDPETVSRLAPLMALSLENNTPVLIHTNEPVGHMYPGKAPVQLSQIYQMVKAFPQNPIVLAHWGGGIFFYQLMKKEVKDVLANVYVDTAASPFLYDPAVFEIAVRIIGAGKILFGSDFPLLPPARYFKALDPLELTSADRKKICGATAAMLLGLKEEV
- a CDS encoding tRNA (cytidine(34)-2'-O)-methyltransferase, which codes for MAPSSYQSPEPAMQRHVVLIAPEIHWNTGNIGRTCLGGGARLHLIEPLGFSLDHKQVKRAGLDYWRHVNPGIWPDFDTFVRHLSVMKEEVVLFSKIGTKPFWAMPSPQRLFLIFGSETKGLPATILSRYPDRSYYIPITSAIRSLNLSTAVGISLYESMRTCAPLHAYVTTDAPVIP